Within the Carassius auratus strain Wakin chromosome 18, ASM336829v1, whole genome shotgun sequence genome, the region ggaagtacaacctctgctgggccttttttacgatggagtcaatgtgaatgtcccacttgaggtcctgagagatagtggtgcccaggaacctgaatgactccactgcagtcacagtgctgttcatgatggtgagtggggggagtgcaggggggtttctcctgaagtccacgatcatctccactgttttgagcgtgttaagctccaggttgttgagactgcaccagacagccagctcttttacctcctgtctgtaagcagactcgtcaccgtcctggatgaggcagatgagtgtggtgtcgtctgcaaacttcaggagcttgacagaggggtccttagatgtgcaatcattagtgtacagggagaagagcagtggggagaggacacagccctggggagctccggtgctgattgtacgagtgctggatgtgtattttcccagcctcactagctgctgcctgtctgtcaggaagctgttgatccactgacagacggaggtgggcacggagagctgatttagtttgggcaggaggaggtttgggatgatcgtgttgaaggccgagctgaagtccacaaacaggatcctcacataagtccccggtctgtctaggtgttgcagaacataatgcagtccaatgtttactgcatcgtccacagacctgtttgctctgtaggcaaactgaagaggatccagcaagggcccagtgatgtccttcaggtggcccagcaccagtttctcaaatgacttcatgactacagacgttagagccacaggcctgtagtcatttagtcctgtaattttgggtttcttagggatggggatgatggtggaacgtttgaggcatgaagggacttcgcacagctccagcgatctgttgaagatctgtgtgaagatgggggccagctggtcagcacaggatttcagacaggctggggttacacaatctgggcctggtgcttttatCCTTTTCActgcatcctcgctgatctgaaggtattgcaggtgtgggggagagagggatgcaggaggtgagagcggttgtttggagaggtgttcagggcaggtgatgggtgttcttctgtcaaacctgcagtaaaactcgttcagatcgtctgccagtcgttgattcttcACAGTGctggggatggtgtcttgtagttggtgatCTCTTTCAGACACTTCCACACTGATTCCACTCGGGTCACACACTCGTGAATTTGTGAATCTGCAATAGCATccagatgacctttgacctcatacACATTCATTTTGGTGTGTTGTTTAGTTGTGctccttttgttgtgttcattttattttctggtgtttgtgtgtgtgctgatgatGTATTGCAGCACTGAATGTAAAACAATCCTGTGAAGCACTTTCAGAGAGATTTGAATCTATCTATTTTCAATTCAATATTGCTTTATTAGCATGAATGTAAATGATACTATATTGAAAAACTTAGTGTATATATATggggaaaaaattataacaaaaaaatgagCATCACATTAATGGAACTGATTATAATAGCATcttattataataacatatattcttaaccctatctatctatctatctatcgaagTTATTTATAACGACTACCATAAAATACACTGAGAAAACATAAGATGcggttttattttgtatttctacaaaaaatattgacacacaaacacacaaacacaccctttacagctataaacaaaacacaactaAACAGCTATTGTTTTCTTGCTTTTGCTTCAAACAGAAATCATCAAAGTAATAGAGCAGTCATAAACACCTCCCGGTTCTCGTGTGTTCGGTGTCGGTGTAGAGTGAATTTCTGCGCATGCGCTTCGAGCTCCGAACAGAACAGATAAATATAGATCGACAGATCGAATATCAGCAGGagctaaaaaaaatcacaaatgataCAAACAGCTGCTTTACTGTGAACAACATGCAGGTTAACCGACGCCTGTCAATCGGTTCTTCAGTCGGTGCcactaatttactttttttaaatttagtttacatttaaataggcctatattatttatatttagactTTAATTTAGATAGtcactgacagtcaccaccacttataagctattactaaatattgtagaaacattattttctttaaagttgctttgtaacgatttgtattgtaaaaagcgctattcAAATAAAACTCGAATTGAATTGAGATACATTTTAGGTTCatgtgaaatatttacattttacacataaatcaaaaattataaaacagctttaaaaatattgttcAATTTGGTTCACTAAAATTGTTGAAAATCAATCTGCATTAATATCATGTAAGGCTCATCTGATCTAGAGTGTTTAGCTTTTGTtctatgtatttttaattcacatttgctttttgttttcCATTATTGTTCCATTTAAAATTTGAGGGATTTCTTTAATCTTTTGATGACTCCTGGAAGAATGCTACAGTTCGGCTGTTTGTAACAGCAGCTCTCTTTGTACAGATACAGTCTGTTCAAATCtggcataaaaatgaaaaaatctgtgTGTCACGAGGACGCCGGAATTCCCCGTCACGTGACCACAGGAAGCCGACAGCTGATGACTGCGGAAGCGCAACACAAACACCGACGCGATGAGCGACGCGGACAGCGAGCGTATGGACAGTTTGGACGGATGGGTCGCGGTTAAACGCGACGCCTTCGACGACAGCGAGAGCCACAAACTCAGATTCATCGTGGAATGGAACGAGATCGAGACGAAGTTCGCGGTGACGTGTCATAACCGGACGCTGCAGCGGCGCGGCGACGCGAGCGGCAGCTGCGCGGGTCTGTTCTCCGGCGCGCAGTTGTGCGGCATTGGAGCGCATCTGAGCGGCGTCCGCGACGAGCTCGGCCCGCTGTTCCCCGACCTGACGCGCTTCCGCGAGCCGAGCCTGTGGGAGCTGCTGTTCTCCAGCGCGCCGCGGAGCGATGCTGACGCGGCCTGCAGGCAGCTGGAGCAGTACTTCGGCGCCGCGGTGGACGCGTGCGGACGCAAGATCGTGCTGGACGCGCTCTTCAGCGTCACTGCGGAGGACGAGCGCGAGTACTTCGAAAACCTGCAGGAGTTTAAATGCAGAACGATGCGCGACGAGATTACGCGCGCCAAAGACGCGCTGCGAGCGGTGAGACGCGacacattctattctattctattctattctgttctgttgtgTTCCATTCCATTCTGTTTGATTTTGTTCTGTTCTATTTTATTGTTCCACTGTGTTTGATTggtctattctattctattcggttctattctattctgttctattcctttgttttcaattcaattctgtttaattttgtctgttctattctattgttCCACTGTGTTTGATAATTCTATTCAATTCTGTTTCAttttgttctgttctattctattgttCCACTGTTTGATAATTCTATTCAATTCTGTTTCAttttgttctgttctattctattgttCCACTGTGTTTgattgttctattctattctattctattctattctgttttgaTGGTGTTCTGGGGGGGTTGAGGTTGagtgaggatgatgatggtgTTGTGTGTTTGCTCTTCAGCTGCTGCAGACTCATCCCAGCACTGATGGGCTCCAGCGGCTGATGAAGATCTACGAGGAGGAAGATGAGACCTACAGTGAGTTAGAGAGTGTGGCGACAAAGTTCTACCAGAACCTTCTGCAGCCGTTCAGAGACATGCGAGAGATCGCCACGCTCTACAAGACCGAGATTCTGGTAcctgcacacatcacacacaccagAGCCTTTCCTTGTTCAGCTGCTGCACAGATCTGACCTGGCAGTCCTTCTAGCAGCagaagctgatgtgtgtgtgtctgtgtgtgtttagaaaTGTCTTCAGTACGAGGAGCTGGGGCCGAAGCGTGTGAGCGAACTACAGGCAGAGATGAACGAGTGGAATCAACGCGGAGAAAAAGCTGTTCACTCCATACAGGACATCACAGCCGACTACTTCAGAGACACGTCCAGAGCGCTCACAGGTCTCACACACAGCTGATTTACACATTCAGATCTTTAATCAAGTATTTCATTAGTGCTTCTAACTAATTCTGATGCATCACTTCTTACCACACTCTAGAAAATGCCTCAAAAGTTACAAAGCTACAAAAAGCACAAACATATCTTAGATTTTCTTGTCAACTCCAGTGCAGTCTGTCAACACACTCAAATCATCTTTTTAAGATCCTTCCAGTGATATTTAgtgtagaatagaatagaatagaacagaatgttAATGTTAGTGTAGATGTATTCTAAAACGGGCTTCATAAGGTTTGCTTTGTATATGTCTGTGGTTCGGCCACACAAAAAAATCTTTCATATTTGTGCAAATGCCTTTAAATGTCGTAGGATGAGGCCACACCCTTCATGAATAATGATCAGATATTACTCACTACAGAATGATTCACAGTATATCATttcacaaaacacacatacacactttatCTCCTCTATCCCTGaactctgtctgtgtgtgagttAATCGCTCTGCTGATTACCCATTTCTATtactgacctgtgtgtgtgtgtgtgtgtgtttcttcaggTATGGTGAAACAGATGGAACAAGATCAGAAGAGATTTGGCTCCGCCTCTTGGGCAATGGCCACGCCCAGGCAAGAGAAACTCAGAGTCCTATTGGCTAAAGAGACGCTGCAGTACATGAGAGCGAAAGAGATGTGCATCAAACGCAAGAGAAATGAGATCAgacagaaggtgtgtgtgtgtgtgtgtgtgtgtgtgtgtttgagagagagagagagagtgtgtgtgtgtgtgtttgagagagagagtgtgtgtgtgtgtgtttgagagagagagagagagagagagagtgtgtgtgtgtgtgtttgagagagagagagagagagagagagagagagtgtgtgtgtgtgtgtgagtgagtgagagagagtgagtgtgtgtgtttgagagagagagagagagagagagagagagtgtgtgtgtgtgtgtgtgtgtgtgtgagtgagagagagggagtgtgtgtgtttgagagagagagagagagtgtgtgagagagagagagagagagagtgtgtgtgtgagtgagagagagagagagagtgagtgtgtgtgtgtgtgtgtttgagagagagagagagtgtgtgtgtgtgagtgagagagagagagagagagaatgtgagtgtgtgtgtgagagagagggagtgtgtgtgtttgagagagagagagagagtgtgtgagtgaaagagagagagagagagagagagtgtgtgtgtgagtgagagagagtgagtcttTGACACTGGGTAATGGATGCAAACAGTCTGTAAAAACactgatattttttctttgtgtttcaaCACTTGAGAGATTGATCAGTATTTTCATGTTCATATGctcttttaatgtttatgtctcaGAATGTGTCAGTGATCCACAAGAGGGAGCAGTTTCACTCTGATGTCATTCAGATGCAGTATTTTaaagtgcattatgggtattaTGATACTGGGTtcatgtatttctgtgtgtgtgtgcgcgtgtgtgtgcgtgtgcgcgtgtgtgtgtgtgcgtgtgtgtgtgcagatgcgtGGCGTGGCGGCGGGTGGCTCGGAGGCTGTGGGTGTCGTCCGTGAGCTGGAGCTGCAGTATTACGAGACACAGCTGGAGCTTCACGACTGCAGGTTTGAGATCCTGAGAAACgaagagctgctgctgctgacacAGATCAAGAGCACACAGCGACAGATCAgaggtctcacacacacacacacacactcacacacacacacacgcacacacagacacacacacacacacacaccctctctggtgtactcacgtgtgtgtgtgtgtgtgttctgcagagCTGCAGGAGCAGGTGGTGTATTATGACACCTGTGAGGACCCCGAGGAGCTGCAGGATGTTCAGGTGGATGTAAGTCCCGCCCACTCGCACCTGCAGCAGCACCTGAAACAACTGGAGAGTAAAAGAGGAGCGATTTCATCACGCAGAGCTTACCTGAGGAACCAgcgggtacacacacacacacacatacatacactcatacatatacacacacacactcatacacacactcatacatatacacatacgcacacacacacacacacacacactcatacacacacaaacacaaacacaaacacacgcacacacactcatacacacactcatgcatatacacacatacacacactcatacatatacacacacgcacacacacactcatacacacactcactcatactcTGTCTGTCCGTGTCGTGTGTGTTtatcccgtgtgtgtgtgtgtgtgtgtgtgtgcaggagttgTGTGTTCAGGCTCATGAGCAGCAGCAGAGTTCAGTCGTGCAGAGATCGCAGCAGATCCGCCAACATCACACCGCGCAGCTGGTGAGTAACCACGGCAACCAGAATCCACTGCATCACCCCTCAGAGCATCCCATAATGAGTCACTGTACCGTCCGGTTGTTAGGTGATGACATAAGAAGCTCTTTATTTCTGTTACACATCTGAGCTAAACGTTCTCACACTTACAGTGTACTCTACAGGCTCCGtcctcacagcgtcccaaacacaaatcattttgatatttatttatttagatttctaTTTTATTGTCTGACTATCTGGGGTTTCAGTATGGAGTTAAAGTTTAGGATTATCATTTCTTTGGTAGGGTTATATCGGATTGTGAGTGTATGTCAGCACCTGTTGTTGTAAGGAGAATAGTTTTTGTGTgcatagaatacaaaaataacttcattcttctcttaaacataattaaatatagaatgaaaatttaactaaatgaaatttgaatttatttcattatatttaataaatgaacttGTTTTTTATGCTCATCAGTGGATGTGCTTCGTTTCCCAGAATGCAACAGTCTGCCATATGACACACACTGTTCTGATAAAGTTTCTGTTGCATTTCTGTCTTCATGATGAATTGAAAAATTCTGTTCAAATTGTGAATTCCTGTTCCTGTCATTTCATTTCCATATCCAGTTCAAACTGTCAATCATGAACTGAAACAGAGATGATTCTCCtctaaacgtgtgtgtgtgtgtgtgtgtgtgtctgagcagAAGCGAGAGAAGAGGAGAGCTGAGGAAGAG harbors:
- the whamm gene encoding WASP homolog-associated protein with actin, membranes and microtubules, giving the protein MSDADSERMDSLDGWVAVKRDAFDDSESHKLRFIVEWNEIETKFAVTCHNRTLQRRGDASGSCAGLFSGAQLCGIGAHLSGVRDELGPLFPDLTRFREPSLWELLFSSAPRSDADAACRQLEQYFGAAVDACGRKIVLDALFSVTAEDEREYFENLQEFKCRTMRDEITRAKDALRALLQTHPSTDGLQRLMKIYEEEDETYSELESVATKFYQNLLQPFRDMREIATLYKTEILKCLQYEELGPKRVSELQAEMNEWNQRGEKAVHSIQDITADYFRDTSRALTGMVKQMEQDQKRFGSASWAMATPRQEKLRVLLAKETLQYMRAKEMCIKRKRNEIRQKMRGVAAGGSEAVGVVRELELQYYETQLELHDCRFEILRNEELLLLTQIKSTQRQIRELQEQVVYYDTCEDPEELQDVQVDVSPAHSHLQQHLKQLESKRGAISSRRAYLRNQRELCVQAHEQQQSSVVQRSQQIRQHHTAQLKREKRRAEEEQMKQWVENERAKTLNRVRSFRERHQGQYALQTAVKPVSHDSSRDDSSQPLSIISLGPQSSTPHRKRRSQTQRDIPVQILLPPGSGSASVQPDQTPPAPPNPPPLLPPPPPPPSPPAPAPAPPISAKLPVRNTLEQNSGSMDELLASLQRGQKQLRKVTVSAESGDVRNSLMSAIRQGVALKKVPPSSGPLHSTDSELERSIKAAMMRMKKVSNDSDDEGPSDTPSGDWEN